A genomic stretch from Neodiprion fabricii isolate iyNeoFabr1 chromosome 3, iyNeoFabr1.1, whole genome shotgun sequence includes:
- the LOC124178288 gene encoding uncharacterized protein LOC124178288, with protein MLEWLNVSTDCVGRILTGPSLGMVWGPERGGDQCQAFFRESVVSDFATAGDSTPLRLHATWLSQGCETRSGPEYVIRKYTFYENDTFLLLRHHYAEESCSVATHTVTARGVLRLLSASILTPGATEARFQLDTVHVIPLNRQVAHKLGLRVNSTCGPQPKWRPYVPQLVYEQPHHRVPNPLWEGPRYNSLHGHQPSQNRRGIDCLETLGLEFGELRLLRVQKRPSVSKTTHYKPVGRPRVELLLGGLPPTTQTRFTHRPTALQSTALLRSDTTTGCPMCNAISRGTETSPPVLHEVAALPALLGGSWTSKSCESEEGGLWVRRQLRVWPGDKLWTGQWDYFRDPKCSSFLYAVTAAGSYVQRAGRQRRHEELESEAPQFAMDGDRLEDRARREVVPWMTPELAKNIWDIYAPKREQVSADEMLPSMDEIQEAITRSPDAPKVPESEAHLSKRSLVDEDDSYRHLLQDAHPSLALSFAAMLRGNQRYEETTPSVFVTPTPPTPTGTTELDLHVAESILVPGDPGVAARCGGRGRLATWPPDCIPRSLEAPAILGLRARVGVTWSGEYTLFLGPRDSSLWNAPLYQCGPTSSHNSGLRAHLRTIVGLKYGLFSPSSAIAHNQPGTVLPLLLLSFLRAMLRLLT; from the exons ATGCTTGAGTGGTTGAACGTTTCTACCGATTGTGTCGGTCGGATTCTGACTG GTCCGTCCCTCGGCATGGTTTGGGGCCCCGAACGAGGCGGAGACCAGTGCCAGGCCTTCTTCAGAGAATCCGTCGTCTCCGATTTTGCGACCGCTGGTGATTCCACCCCGTTGAGATTGCACGCCACTTGGCTATCACAGGG GTGCGAGACGAGATCGGGACCCGAGTACGTGATCCGAAAGTACACCTTCTACGAGAACGATACATTTTTGCTGCTGCGTCACCACTACGCTGAAGAGTCGTGCAGTGTGGCCACTCACACAGTGACAGCCAGAGGTGTGCTGCGGCTGCTCTCAGCGTCCATTCTAACTCCTGGAGCCACAGAAGCTAGGTTTCAGCTGGACACGGTCCACGTGATCCCCCTAAATCGGCAG GTTGCCCACAAACTGGGACTCAGGGTGAACTCAACGTGCGGGCCGCAGCCAAAATGGCGGCCGTATGTCCCTCAGCTCGTCTACGAACAACCTCATCACCGCGTTCCCAATCCCTTGTGGGAAGGGCCCAGGTACAACTCTCTTCACGGTCATCAGCCATCGCAGAATCGGCGCGGCATCGACTGCCTCGAAACACTCGGCCTCGAGTTTGGAGAACTGCGACTCCTCAGGGTCCAAAAGAGACCCTCGGTCTCAAAAACGACCCATTACAAGCCCGTAGGCAGACCAAGAGTCGAACTCCTATTGGGCGGTCTTCCGCCCACGACTCAAACTCGCTTCACCCACAGGCCCACGGCTTTACAGTCAACCGCGCTTCTGCGGTCTGACACG ACAACGGGGTGTCCAATGTGCAACGCGATATCCCGAGGAACAGAGACGAGTCCTCCGGTTCTGCACGAGGTCGCAGCACTGCCAGCGTTGCTGGGTGGAAGCTGGACGAGCAAGAGCTGCGAGAGCGAAGAGGGAGGCTTGTGGGTGAGGAGACAACTTCGAGTATGGCCGGGAGACAAACTGTGGACGGGGCAATGGGACTACTTCAGGGATCCGAAGTGCAGCTCGTTCCTCTACGCAGTGACAGCGGCTGGAAGCTACGTTCAGCGGGCTGGGCGACAACGGCGTCACGAAGAGCTAGAGTCGGAAGCTCCGCAGTTCGCGATGGACGGGGACCGCCTCGAAGATCGGGCCCGACGAGAAGTGGTGCCTTGGATGACTCCGGAGCTGGCGAAGAACATATGGGACATATACGCCCCGAAACGGGAGCAAGTGTCGGCGGATGAGATGCTCCCGTCAATGGACGAGATCCAGGAGGCCATCACACGGTCGCCCGACGCGCCGAAGGTCCCCGAATCTGAGGCCCACCTTTCCAAGCGCAGCCTCGTTGATGAGGACGACTCCTACCGCCATCTGCTTCAAGACGCGCATCCCTCTCTCGCGCTCTCCTTCGCCGCCATGCTGCGAGGTAACCAGCGCTACGAAGAAACGACGCCCAGCGTCTTTGTCACCCCGACGCCACCGACTCCGACCGGAACCACCGAGCTTGACCTCCACGTCGCCGAGTCCATTCTTGTCCCCGGTGACCCAGGGGTCGCTGCTCGCTGCGGCGGCCGCGGCCGGCTCGCCACCTGGCCCCCCGATTGCATCCCGCGTTCCCTCGAGGCGCCGGCTATCCTTGGACTCAGGGCTCGCGTCGGCGTCACCTGGAGCGGCGAATACACTCTCTTCCTAGGGCCCAGGGACAGCAGCCTCTGGAACGCTCCGCTCTATCAGTGCGGACCCACCAGTTCTCACAATTCCGGACTTCGCGCTCATCTCAGAACCATCGTCGGGCTCAAGTATGGGCTCTTCTCACCCTCGTCGGCGATCGCTCATAATCAACCTGGCACTGTCCTTCCGCTCTTGCTTCTCAGTTTTCTGAGAGCGATGCTAAGGCTACTTACCTGA